GCGGCAGAACCGGCCTTGCGGGGAAGGCCTGTAGTGGTGGCAGGAGATCCGGAGAGGCGGCATGGGATTATTTTAGCTGCTACCCCCCAGGCCAAGGCATGTGGGGTAAAGACGGCGATGCCGCTCTGGGAAGCCCGCCAGCATTGTCCGGAGTTGATCGTCGTTCGTCCCCATATGTCCCGCTATATTGACGTTTCACTCCAGATTACGCAAATCTTTGAGTCCTTTACCGATCGTGTGGAACCTTATTCGATCGATGAACAATTTCTCGATGTGACCGATACGCTTCACCTCTTCGGAGGGAATCCTCTGAGGATGGCGAAAAAGATTCAGGAAGAGATTTGGGAAAAGACAGGAGTCCGGGCCCGAATCGGGATTGGCCCCAATAAGATGCTGGCCAAGATTTGTTGCGATAATAAGGCGAAGAAGTTAAAGAGCGGCATTCATCAGTGGACGGAGGAGAATTTTCGTCGAGAAATGTGGCCCCTTCCCATTGAGGCTCTCTTTGGAGTGGGAGGGAGAATGCGCCGCCATCTTCGTAATATGGGAATTCGTACCATCGGACAACTAGCCCAAATTCCTGTAGAGCGATTAAAGAAGAGATGGGGGGTAAATGGGGAGATTTTGTGGAGAAGTGCCAATGGCATCGATCCATCTCCCGTAACGCCCCAAACTTTAAATGGGCGCAAAGGGGTGGGACATTCCATGACCTTACCCAGGGATTATCGGGAACAACGGGAGATTGAAATCATTCTCCTGGAATTGACGGAGGAAGTATGCCGCCGTCTCCGCCGCTTAAAGCTTCGAGGAAGGACGATCAGCGTTAGTGTTCGGGGTGCCGATTTTGATCGTCCTACCGGTTTTCACCGCTCCTACACCCTGACGGATGCGAGCAATATAACGATGGAGGTATATCAG
The DNA window shown above is from Thermicanus aegyptius DSM 12793 and carries:
- a CDS encoding DNA polymerase IV, translated to MAARVIFLADMESFFASVEVAAEPALRGRPVVVAGDPERRHGIILAATPQAKACGVKTAMPLWEARQHCPELIVVRPHMSRYIDVSLQITQIFESFTDRVEPYSIDEQFLDVTDTLHLFGGNPLRMAKKIQEEIWEKTGVRARIGIGPNKMLAKICCDNKAKKLKSGIHQWTEENFRREMWPLPIEALFGVGGRMRRHLRNMGIRTIGQLAQIPVERLKKRWGVNGEILWRSANGIDPSPVTPQTLNGRKGVGHSMTLPRDYREQREIEIILLELTEEVCRRLRRLKLRGRTISVSVRGADFDRPTGFHRSYTLTDASNITMEVYQAVIHLFRKHWDGEPVRSVGMGVTNLEEDGQYQLNLFRDRMKAWKLGYCMDSIREKHGPTSLLRAVSLTASGQVHERATKIGGHEA